The following is a genomic window from Rhizobium sp. 11515TR.
GATGCGCGCCATCCGCAGCCTGCCCGGTTTCATCGAAATGCCCGGCATTCACTGCCTGCACGAGCTGAAACCCGATCCGCATCCAGCGGGGGAGACGTGATGAAATGACCGGCTATCTCCTGAAAAATTGCGCGGCTGTGATCGTCGATGAGGGCAAGGGACCGAGCGTGCGTCGCAACGTCGACCTGCTTACCAAGGGTCCCGCGATCCAGGCGATCGGGGAGAACCTGTCGCTGAATGCGCTGCCGAATGGCACTATCGTCCAGGATGCTACCGGCTGGTTCGTCTATCCGGGGCTTGTGAACACCCATCACCACTTCTTTCAGTGCTTCGTGCGCAACCGGGCGGACCTCGACTGGACGAAACTTTCCGTCATCGAATGGCTCGACCGCATCTATCCGATCTTCTCGCGGCTGACGGAGGATTGCTTCTATCATTCTTCGGTCACCGCCATGGCGGAGATGATCAAGCATGGCTGCACGACCGCCTTCGACCATCAATATTGCTTTCCCCGGCATGCGGGAAAGCGCCTGATCGACCGTCAGTTCGAAGCGGCCGACCTTCTTGGCATGCGCTTTCACGCAGGCCGCGGCGGCAACACCCTGCCGAAGTCCGAGGGATCGACGATCCCGGATGCCATGCTCGAAACCACGGATGAATTCATCGCTGATTGCGCGCGGCTGATCGACAGCTATCACGATGCCGGCCCCTTCAGCATGCGCCAGGTGGTGGTTGCGCCTTGCCAGCCGGTCAATTGCTATCGCGAAACCTTCGTCGAGTCGGCCGCGCTGGCGCGCGATTGCGGCGTGCAGATGCACACCCATGTCGGCGAAGGCGAAAGCCCCGTTATCGAGGCGCGGCACGGCATGCGCACGGTCGATTACTGCACCGAATTGGGCTTTGCCGGCCCTGATGCATTCTACGCCCATTGCTGGGAACTGACGCATGACGAGCTGCGCAAGATGGCGTCGAGCGGCACCGGTGTCTCCCATTGTCCGGAGCCGGTTTACCTCGTCGGCGCCGAAGTGACCGACATCCCGGCAATGCAGGCCTTCGGACTGCGTATCGGCCTCGGCTGCGATGGAGCGGCATCGAACGACAACTCGAACCTCATGCACTGCATCCATTCCGCCTACATGCTGCAGTGCCTGACGGCCTCGACGCGTCAGCACTCAGTCCCCGCCCCGCTCGATTTTCTGCGCTATGCGACAAGCGGAGGCGCAAGCCTGCTCGGGCGCACCGATATCGGGCGCCTTGCCCCGGGTATGGCGGCGGACCTTTTCGCGATCGATACGCGACGGATGGACTATGTCGGGACTCGGCATGACCCGCTGAGCCTGATTGCCAAGATCGGGATCGGCATGCCGACCGATCTGACCATGATCAACGGGCGCATCGTCTGGCAAAACGGTGAATTCACAGGACTGGACGAGGCCGCGCTGTTTGCGGCGGCCGAAGCGGCTCTTGCAACAGTAGAATTCTGAAAACCAACAAGGGGAACTGGGATGCAGAAGAATCTGACCCGCAGAACATTGATGAAGAGCGCGGCCGTTGCAAGCCTCGCAACGGCCTTCACCGGTCGCTCCGCCTTTGCGGCTGCCGAACCGCTCGGCATCACGCTCGTCGTGCCCTCGCCGATCGGCGATGTCGGCTGGGGCCATGCGCTGGCCGCTGGCCTCGATCCGATCAAGGCCGCCTATGGCGACAAGGTCAAGGTAACGGTGATCGAGAACATCGCCGAAGGCCCGGATGCGGACCGCATCATGAACAAGACGGTCGCCGACGGAAACCACTTCCTGATCGCCGGCTCGTTCGGCTATCAAAACGGCGCGCTTCAGGTGGCCCGCCGCAATCCGAAGGTTAGCGTCCTGCACGCCTCCGGCTTCCAGGTCGCACCGAATTTCTCGCCGTTTGCAGCCAAATATTTTCAGGGAACCTATCTGCTCGGTATGGCGGCGGCCGCCGTCTCCAAGACGGGCAAGCTCGGTTCGGTTTCCGCCTTCGCGATTCCCGAACTGATCACATCGGTAAACGCCTTCACCCTCGGAGCGCAGGCCGTGAAGCCGGACATCGAAGTATCGGTCGTCTGGGTCAATTCCTGGTTCGATCCGGCGAAGGAGCAGGAAGCGGCAAAGGCCTTGATCTCGCAAGGCTGCGACGTGATCTTCTCGAACGCACAGGATACGCCCTCGGTCATATCGGCCTGCGAGGAAGCCGGCGTCTACGCCTTCAACCTGAACTCCTCGATGAAGAAATATGCGCCGAAAACCTATCTCGGCTGCGTGTCCACAGATTGGTCGCCCTTCTTCAAGGCCTCGGTCGATGCCCATCTCGCCGGCACCTTCAAAGGCGCCAATGCGTTTCTCGGCGTCGCGGAAAAGGTCGTCCAGGTCGTCGATTGGAGCACGGCAATCCCGGCCGATACCATGGCAAAGATCAAAGAAACCGAAGGCAAGATCGCAAGTGGCGGCTTTTCGCCGTTTACCGGCCCGATCACCAAGGCCGACGGCAGCGAAGGAGCGGCTTCGGGCGCGACATTGACGGATGCGCAGATCGTCGCGATGGACTGGCATGTCAAAGGTGTGAAGACGCCTTTGCCGAAGTAATCAAATCATGACCATCCCGCTGCTGTCGCTGCGCGGCATCTCCAAAAGCTACGGCCAGGTCCATGCCAACAAGCATATCGACCTGGATGTGGCCAAGGGCTCGATCCATGCCATCCTCGGAGAAAACGGCGCCGGAAAATCGACCCTGATGAAGCTGATCTACGGCGTCGAACAGCCGGACGAAGGGACCATCGCATGGCGTGGACAACCTCTCGGCCTTGCCTCCCCTGCGGAGGCGAGGCGTACCGGCATCGGGATGGTCTTTCAGCATTTCTCGCTGTTCGAGAACCTGACGGTCGTCGAGAACATTCGCTTGATCGTGGCGGGCCGCAGGGCCGAACTTGCGCAACGCATCCGCACATTGGGGGATGAATTCGGTCTCGAAGTCGATCCGCTCGCCCATGTGCACGAACTGTCTGTTGGCGAGCGGCAGCGGGTGGAAATCATCCGATGCCTGATGACCGATCCGAAGCTGCTGATCCTCGACGAGCCAACGTCAGTCCTGCCGCCGCAGGCCGTCGAGAAACTGTTCGATACGCTGCGCCGCCTGCGCGATGGCGGCGTCTCGATCCTCTTCATCTCGCACAAGCTGGAGGAAATCCAGTCCCTATGCGACCGCGCCACCATCCTGCGTGCCGGCCATGTGACCGGGCACGTGGATCCGCGCGAGCATGACGCCCATGATCTCGCCCGCATGATGATCGGCCGCGACATGCCGGAAGCAATTCCCGCATTGCCTATGGCTGAAGACGAAAAGCGCCTGGAAATCATCGGCCTCGATTACCGACCCGACGATCCTTTCGGCATGTCGCTCTCCAGCATCAGCCTGACGGTGCGCAGCGGCGAGATTCTGGGCATCGCCGGCATTTCCGGGAACGGGCAAAAGGAGCTTGCTGCCCTGATTTCCGGGGAAACGCCCCTGCCCCGAGACAAGCGCGATCAGATCTTCATGATGGGACAGGATGTTGGCAGCCTCGACGCCGCCAGCCGTCGGAAGCTTGGCTTTGCCTTTGTTCCGGAGGATCGGCTCGGGCATGGCGCCGTTCCCGAAATGTCCTTAACGCTTAATAGCCTGCTGACGGCCCATCCCTTGAAACTCGTCAAGCATGGTCTCCTCGACAAAGCGAAGGCAACGGACTTCGCAAAGGAGTGCATCCAGAATTATGACGTGCGCACGCGCGGCCCCGATGCGGAAGCAGGCTCGCTTTCCGGCGGAAACCTGCAGAAGTTCATCGTTGGCCGCGAAATCATGCTCGCCCCGAAACTGCTGTTTCTTGCCCAACCAACCTGGGGCGTCGATGTCGGCGCGGCTTCCGCCATTCGCAAGCGGCTGATCGAGCTGCGCAATCAAGGCATGGCAATTCTCGTCATATCGGAAGAACTCGAGGAATTGTTCGAGCTCAGCGACGTCATCCAGGTCCTTTACCACGGCACGCTGAGCCCGCCACTCGTCACCCGCGATACGAAAGCTGAGGAGATCGGTCGATACATGATCGGCGCACAGCCCCAAGGCGAAAAGGCATTCGCATGAGCCGTTCCTTTTCTACAATCCTTCCCAGCTTGGTCCGCCGCGATCGAGCCTCGTTCGCCGCAAAGCTGCTCGCGCCGCCGATCGCCCTCATCGTCACCATCGCACTCAATCTCGGCCTCTATGTCGCGATGGGCCGTGATCCGATGGGGGTGATCTATGCCATGCTGATCGAGCCATTCGTCTCCTGGGCCTCGTTCTCGGAAGTATTGCTGAAGACCGGCCCACTGCTTCTGATTGCACAGGGTCTCGCAATCGGCTTTCGCGCGAAGGTCTTCAATATCGGCGCCGAAGGCCAATTCATTCTCGGCGCAATCTTCGCCTCCGCCATACCCATCTGGATGCCGCAGGCAACAGGCCAATGGATGTGGCCCGCAATGCTGCTGCTCGGCACTCTCGGTGGCGCTCTATGGGCGTCTCTCACCGCTTTCTGGCGCGTCAGGCTCAACGCCAATGAAATCCTCGTCTCATTGATGCTGAGCTTCGTTGCCGCGCAATTGCTCAACTATCTTCTTCTCGGCCCGTGGAAAGATCCGGGCGGCTTCAATTTCCCGCAGTCCGTCATGTTCCAGTACGACGCAATGGTTCCGATCCTGTTCGAGGGAACCCGCGTCAATGTCTCGCTTATCCTTGCTGCCGGTCTGTCGATCGCGGCGTGGATCTTCATGCAGAAGAGCTTTGCCGGATATAAATTGCAGGTCGGCGGGCTGGCGCCCCGGGCGGCAAGCTATGCCGGCTTCAAGGAGAGCTGGGCAATCTGGCTGTCGCTGATCATTGGCGGAGCGGCAGCCGGCCTTGCGGGTGCCGCCGAAGTTGCCGGACCGCTTGGCCAGCTGCAGCGTTCGATCTCGACCGGATATGGATACGCGG
Proteins encoded in this region:
- a CDS encoding amidohydrolase, whose amino-acid sequence is MTGYLLKNCAAVIVDEGKGPSVRRNVDLLTKGPAIQAIGENLSLNALPNGTIVQDATGWFVYPGLVNTHHHFFQCFVRNRADLDWTKLSVIEWLDRIYPIFSRLTEDCFYHSSVTAMAEMIKHGCTTAFDHQYCFPRHAGKRLIDRQFEAADLLGMRFHAGRGGNTLPKSEGSTIPDAMLETTDEFIADCARLIDSYHDAGPFSMRQVVVAPCQPVNCYRETFVESAALARDCGVQMHTHVGEGESPVIEARHGMRTVDYCTELGFAGPDAFYAHCWELTHDELRKMASSGTGVSHCPEPVYLVGAEVTDIPAMQAFGLRIGLGCDGAASNDNSNLMHCIHSAYMLQCLTASTRQHSVPAPLDFLRYATSGGASLLGRTDIGRLAPGMAADLFAIDTRRMDYVGTRHDPLSLIAKIGIGMPTDLTMINGRIVWQNGEFTGLDEAALFAAAEAALATVEF
- a CDS encoding BMP family ABC transporter substrate-binding protein, producing MQKNLTRRTLMKSAAVASLATAFTGRSAFAAAEPLGITLVVPSPIGDVGWGHALAAGLDPIKAAYGDKVKVTVIENIAEGPDADRIMNKTVADGNHFLIAGSFGYQNGALQVARRNPKVSVLHASGFQVAPNFSPFAAKYFQGTYLLGMAAAAVSKTGKLGSVSAFAIPELITSVNAFTLGAQAVKPDIEVSVVWVNSWFDPAKEQEAAKALISQGCDVIFSNAQDTPSVISACEEAGVYAFNLNSSMKKYAPKTYLGCVSTDWSPFFKASVDAHLAGTFKGANAFLGVAEKVVQVVDWSTAIPADTMAKIKETEGKIASGGFSPFTGPITKADGSEGAASGATLTDAQIVAMDWHVKGVKTPLPK
- a CDS encoding ABC transporter ATP-binding protein, which produces MTIPLLSLRGISKSYGQVHANKHIDLDVAKGSIHAILGENGAGKSTLMKLIYGVEQPDEGTIAWRGQPLGLASPAEARRTGIGMVFQHFSLFENLTVVENIRLIVAGRRAELAQRIRTLGDEFGLEVDPLAHVHELSVGERQRVEIIRCLMTDPKLLILDEPTSVLPPQAVEKLFDTLRRLRDGGVSILFISHKLEEIQSLCDRATILRAGHVTGHVDPREHDAHDLARMMIGRDMPEAIPALPMAEDEKRLEIIGLDYRPDDPFGMSLSSISLTVRSGEILGIAGISGNGQKELAALISGETPLPRDKRDQIFMMGQDVGSLDAASRRKLGFAFVPEDRLGHGAVPEMSLTLNSLLTAHPLKLVKHGLLDKAKATDFAKECIQNYDVRTRGPDAEAGSLSGGNLQKFIVGREIMLAPKLLFLAQPTWGVDVGAASAIRKRLIELRNQGMAILVISEELEELFELSDVIQVLYHGTLSPPLVTRDTKAEEIGRYMIGAQPQGEKAFA
- a CDS encoding ABC transporter permease yields the protein MSRSFSTILPSLVRRDRASFAAKLLAPPIALIVTIALNLGLYVAMGRDPMGVIYAMLIEPFVSWASFSEVLLKTGPLLLIAQGLAIGFRAKVFNIGAEGQFILGAIFASAIPIWMPQATGQWMWPAMLLLGTLGGALWASLTAFWRVRLNANEILVSLMLSFVAAQLLNYLLLGPWKDPGGFNFPQSVMFQYDAMVPILFEGTRVNVSLILAAGLSIAAWIFMQKSFAGYKLQVGGLAPRAASYAGFKESWAIWLSLIIGGAAAGLAGAAEVAGPLGQLQRSISTGYGYAAIIVAYLGGLNPIGIVISAIIIAALYIGGDNAMVSANLPIAAVRVFQGSLLLIYLIAVAFVRYRIVWRPTPARSAS